A window from Oreochromis aureus strain Israel breed Guangdong linkage group 16, ZZ_aureus, whole genome shotgun sequence encodes these proteins:
- the LOC120433725 gene encoding syncytin-2-like, with translation MCYQQNNGNRPLGNTTNCNQTAGSGEGASVNMTGPSNGTYWVQGMAWLCGQRAYFILPPGWTRVCAPIFISDHTFRMTAVNTTPTTRRKGRSTSPGIQPHDPVYGSDVPEEFKLWTTGQKVLHSLFPWVGTGKNMLRIETLDYRFGLFLNASCKINDEQNQEIDALRIAVMQHRVALDMILAEKGGLCVLFDNTCCTYIPDNVHSSNMTDALNALRQLKEAQSQDYVKNTTDWFPWLFNGSRLQVLKRLLIGVGVFLILFCFFATCVIPCLKAIIKRMINTSLAAYVSIPLDLEPNDESEDENDENATV, from the coding sequence ATGTGCTACCAGCAAAACAACGGTAACAGACCGCTTGGAAACACCACTAACTGTAATCAGACCGCTGGAAGTGGAGAAGGTGCCTCTGTGAACATGACCGGCCCCTCAAATGGCACTTACTGGGTccaaggaatggcctggctatgtGGACAACGTGCTTATTTCATACTACCCCCAGGCTGGACCAGAGTTTGTGCCCCCATCTTCATAtcagaccacaccttcaggatgACCGCTGTAAACACCACCCCAACCACACGACGGAAAGGAAGATCAACATCTCCAGGTATCCAACCACACGACCCCGTGTACGGCAGTGATGTGCCCGAGGAATTCAAACTATGGACCACTGGACAGaaggtcctccactcactgtttccGTGGGTTGGAACCggaaaaaacatgttaaggattgaaACATTGGATTATCGCTTTGGACTCTTTCTGAACGCATCATGTAAAATCAACGACGAACAAAACCAAGAAATCGAcgctctgcgcattgcagtaatgcaacacagagtAGCATTGGATatgattctcgccgagaaaggaggaCTATGTGTCCTCTTCGACAACACCTGCTGTACCTACATCCCGGACAATGTGCATTCctcaaacatgactgatgctctgaatgccttgaggcaactgaaGGAAGCCCAAAGTCAGGACTATGTGAAAAACACCACTGATTGGTTCCCCTGGCTTTTCAACGGCTCACGGCTACAAGTACTGAAGAGACTACTCATTGGAGTTggagtgtttttaattttgttctgcttctttgccacATGTGTTATCCCATGTCTAAAAGCCATAATCAAACGAATGATTAACACCTCACTTGCAGCATACGTCAGTATTCCACTTGATTTAGAACCTAATGATGAGAGTGAagatgaaaatgatgaaaatgcCACTGTTTAA
- the dhrs9 gene encoding dehydrogenase/reductase SDR family member 9 yields the protein MFLYILGLVAVWFVYRWYRETKRVSNKEDKYVYITGCDSGFGNLLARHLDKLGFRVIAGCYTGKGEDELKKVSSDRLTTIHLDVTDSESVSKVAAFIKTLVGQKGLWAVVNNAGISVPSGPNDWLTIDDFKPMIAVNLLGVIDVTLSVLPLIKKAKGRVINIASVCGRISPFGGPYCVSKYGVESFNDSLRLNMAPFGVKVLCIEPGFFKTNVTDTAMLKNNLMKLWDRLPQEVKDDYGHGFLDMMLEQLDERYRQLVDGDLMKVVGCMEHAISALYPRTRYSPGWDAKFFWLPMSYMPSWLSDTYFIKSTPRPKISVL from the exons ATGTTTCTGTACATCCTCGGTCTGGTGGCTGTTTGGTTCGTCTATCGCTGGTACAGAGAAACCAAAAGAGTCTCCAACAAGGAGGACAAGTATGTGTACATCACAGGTTGCGACTCCGGGTTTGGTAATCTCCTGGCGAGGCACCTGGACAAGCTGGGCTTCCGCGTGATTGCAGGCTGTTACACCGGGAAGGGTGAGGATGAGCTGAAGAAGGTCTCCTCCGACAGGCTAACCACCATCCACCTGGACGTCACCGACTCTGAGAGTGTGAGCAAAGTGGCAGCTTTCATCAAGACTCTGGTTGGACAGAAGG GCCTCTGGGCCGTCGTGAACAACGCTGGAATCTCAGTGCCATCCGGTCCCAACGACTGGCTCACCATAGACGATTTCAAGCCTATGATAGCGGTCAATCTGCTCGGCGTCATCGACGTGACCCTGAGTGTCCTCCCCCTCATCAAGAAGGCCAAAGGCAGGGTGATAAACATCGCCAGTGTGTGTGGTCGAATCAGCCCATTCGGCGGACCTTACTGTGTGTCCAAGTATGGCGTGGAGTCCTTCAATGACAGCCTCCG cctcaacatggcaccATTTGGAGTCAAGGTGCTATGCATTGAGCCCGGGTTCTTTAAAACAAACGTGACTGACACGGCTATGTTGAAGAATAACTTGATGAAGCTCTGGGACAGATTACCTCAGGAAGTGAAGGACGACTATGGGCATGGTTTCTTGGACATGA TGCTTGAACAGTTGGACGAGAGGTACAGGCAGCTTGTAGACGGGGACCTGATGAAGGTGGTCGGCTGTATGGAGCACGCCATCTCTGCCCTTTATCCACGCACTCGCTACTCCCCAGGATGGGACGCCAAGTTCTTCTGGTTGCCCATGTCGTACATGCCGAGCTGGCTGTCAGACACTTATTTCATTAAAAGTACCCCCAGACCCAAAATATCTGTGCTGTAG
- the rdh1 gene encoding retinol dehydrogenase 1, translating into MVFTDSLAAYLAEVILSHLALTCVFLLATLAAVRWYIRDSYKVDGFSQKHVLITGCDSGFGNLLAKQLDRKGFQVMAACLTEKGAADLAAAASPRLKTFLLDVTDSASIRKAVESVSREVGERGLWGLVNNAGRSTPIGPTEWMKLEDFTKVLDVNLIGVIDVTLQFLPLLKKARGRVVNVASILGRLSVTGGGYCLSKWGVEAFSDSLRRNMQHFGINVSIIEPGFFKTNVTRVDLIDADLRRLWSRLPQDVKDSYGATYLDEYMKAQAFSMGLLCSPDISKVTRCMEHALTARFPRRRYAAGWDAKLFWIPLSYLPSFVADFMVNVILPSPKQNM; encoded by the exons ATG GTATTTACAGACAGTCTAGCAGCTTATTTGGCAGAG GTAATCCTGTCACATCTGGCCCTAACCTGTGTTTTCCTTCTGGCCACGCTCGCTGCCGTCCGCTGGTACATCAGAGATTCCTACAAGGTTGATGGTTTCAGCCAAAAACATGTGCTCATCACAGGCTGTGACAGCGGCTTTGGGAATCTTCTGGCCAAACAGCTGGACCGAAAAGGTTTCCAAGTCATGGCCGCCTGCCTCACAGAGAAAGGTGCCGCAGACTTGGCAGCGGCTGCCTCTCCCAGACTGAAGACCTTCCTGCTGGATGTTACAGACAGCGCGAGCATCAGGAAGGCGGTGGAGTCTGTGAGCAGAGAGGTCGGAGAGCGAG GTCTGTGGGGTCTGGTGAATAATGCTGGAAGATCGACACCCATCGGCCCAACAGAATGGATGAAGTTAGAGGATTTCACAAAGGTTTTGGATGTGAATCTGATAGGAGTGATTGACGTAACCCTCCAGTTTCTGCCTCTCTTAAAGAAAGCTCGGGGCAGAGTGGTGAATGTAGCCAGTATTCTGGGACGACTGTCTGTCACTGGTGGAGGATACTGCCTGTCCAAATGGGGAGTGGAAGCCTTTTCTGACAGCCTCAG GAGGAACATGCAGCACTTTGGTATTAATGTGAGCATCATCGAGCCCGGTTTCTTCAAGACTAATGTGACCCGCGTTGATCTTATTGATGCTGACCTGAGGAGGCTGTGGTCCCGCCTCCCTCaagatgtgaaagactcatatGGAGCTACATACTTAGATGAGT ATATGAAAGCTCAGGCCTTCTCCATGGGACTCTTGTGCAGTCCGGATATCTCTAAGGTGACGAGGTGCATGGAGCACGCGCTGACCGCTCGCTTCCCACGCAGACGTTACGCAGCAGGCTGGGACGCAAAGCTTTTCTGGATCCCTTTGTCCTACCTCCCTTCATTCGTTGCAGACTTTATGGTCAATGTGATTCTCCCTTCTCCTAAACAAAACATGTAA